From the Alkalibacter rhizosphaerae genome, one window contains:
- a CDS encoding ABC transporter ATP-binding protein, producing MLLNGNNITKSYGVTVIFDTISFQVDDNARIGIVGKNGTGKTTLLRMIAGGTGSDGGSLDKSKGLTIGYLTQESNLDLEHTVYQEALSVFDEVLAMEEELRSLEMQIASSPEEGIQSLLKRYADLTETFENAAGYEHESRTKGILTGLGFPPERFEQVIGSLSGGEKTRVSLAKLILQNPSLLLLDEPTNFLDIETIQWLETYLKSYNGSFMIISHDRYFLDALVNQIWEVENKKLNRYNGNYSSYTRQKQVDLETQMHRYKVEQREIQRQEEIIKRFRQFNREKSIRKAESREKLLEKMPKTDRPFEDTRTISMTFEPDIQSGKVVLEVEELAKAFDKPLFSHVNFTMYRGEKIGIIGMNGSGKSTLLKIINGELDPDEGHASHGQKVTTAYFRQDNAGLNLESTPVEEISDYRPRANEGEIRNLLSYFRFYGEDVFKPLSVLSGGERSRISLAKTMLSGANLILMDEPTNHLDIASVDVLEKALQDYNGSLLVVSHDRYFLNKVIDRLLVLKDGSITSYPGNYDYYLEKVKEAQLLEELQTQEAAMTKTEATQRKKASNRTKQARIQLRREINELEEKILALEGSITEYEKLICSEGFYDDFDESCRINQAYENAKDDLSRLMDQWTEKQLDLEDGEE from the coding sequence ATGCTACTTAATGGCAATAATATCACAAAAAGTTACGGGGTAACCGTTATATTCGATACAATATCATTTCAGGTGGACGACAACGCCAGGATCGGCATCGTTGGAAAAAACGGAACAGGGAAAACCACCCTGCTTCGGATGATCGCCGGCGGCACCGGATCGGACGGTGGCAGCCTGGATAAATCGAAGGGACTGACCATCGGATACCTGACCCAGGAGTCCAACCTGGACCTGGAACATACCGTCTATCAGGAAGCCTTGTCCGTCTTCGACGAGGTGCTGGCCATGGAAGAAGAACTGCGTTCCCTGGAAATGCAGATCGCATCTTCTCCAGAAGAAGGGATCCAAAGCCTTCTCAAGCGGTACGCCGACTTGACGGAAACCTTTGAAAACGCCGCAGGCTACGAGCATGAGAGTCGTACCAAGGGAATACTGACCGGTCTCGGATTTCCTCCGGAACGATTTGAGCAGGTCATCGGATCTCTCAGCGGCGGCGAAAAGACCAGGGTGTCCCTGGCCAAATTGATCCTGCAAAATCCGTCCTTGCTTTTATTGGATGAACCCACCAACTTCTTGGACATCGAAACCATCCAGTGGCTGGAGACCTACCTGAAGTCCTACAACGGCTCTTTCATGATCATTTCCCACGATCGTTATTTTCTGGATGCCCTGGTGAATCAGATCTGGGAAGTGGAAAATAAAAAATTGAATCGATACAACGGCAATTATTCCAGTTACACCAGGCAAAAACAGGTAGATCTGGAGACCCAGATGCACCGATACAAAGTGGAGCAGCGGGAGATCCAGCGGCAGGAGGAGATCATCAAGCGATTTCGACAATTCAACCGGGAAAAAAGCATTCGCAAAGCGGAAAGTCGGGAAAAACTTCTGGAAAAAATGCCGAAGACGGATCGTCCTTTTGAGGATACACGGACCATTTCCATGACTTTCGAACCGGACATCCAAAGCGGGAAAGTGGTGCTGGAAGTGGAAGAGCTGGCCAAAGCCTTCGACAAGCCTCTTTTCTCCCATGTGAACTTCACCATGTACCGGGGAGAAAAAATCGGCATCATCGGCATGAACGGCAGCGGGAAAAGCACCCTCCTTAAAATCATCAACGGAGAACTTGATCCCGATGAAGGACACGCGTCCCACGGCCAGAAGGTCACCACCGCCTATTTTCGACAGGACAACGCCGGCTTGAACCTGGAGTCCACCCCCGTGGAAGAGATCTCCGACTACCGACCCCGGGCCAACGAGGGAGAGATCCGAAACCTCCTTTCCTATTTTCGCTTTTATGGAGAAGATGTCTTTAAGCCCCTCTCCGTATTGTCCGGAGGAGAAAGAAGTCGGATCTCCCTGGCGAAAACCATGCTCTCCGGAGCCAACTTGATTCTTATGGACGAGCCCACCAATCATTTGGACATTGCCTCCGTGGATGTATTGGAAAAGGCCTTGCAGGACTACAACGGCAGCCTTCTGGTGGTCTCCCACGACCGATATTTTCTCAACAAGGTGATCGACCGTTTGCTGGTCCTCAAAGACGGTTCCATTACCTCATATCCTGGTAATTACGACTACTATCTGGAAAAAGTGAAAGAAGCCCAGTTGCTGGAAGAACTTCAAACCCAGGAGGCGGCCATGACCAAAACGGAAGCCACACAACGAAAAAAAGCCTCCAACCGGACCAAGCAGGCCCGCATTCAGCTTCGTCGGGAGATCAATGAATTGGAAGAAAAGATCCTGGCACTGGAAGGCTCCATCACGGAGTACGAAAAACTCATTTGCTCGGAAGGATTTTATGACGATTTTGACGAGTCCTGCCGCATCAACCAGGCCTATGAGAATGCCAAAGACGATCTGTCCCGATTGATGGATCAATGGACGGAAAAGCAGTTGGATCTGGAGGATGGCGAAGAATAA
- a CDS encoding redox-sensing transcriptional repressor Rex: MQKNSVKVSMAVVRRLPKYYRYLGDLIQNGVMRISSKELGKLMGLTASQIRQDLNCFGGFGQQGYGYNVEELQKEIGRILGLNQTYNCVIVGAGNLGQAIANYEGFRREGFALSAMFDVNPRLIGNTIRDIKIYDIQDLGTYVLENDIQLGIICVPKEQSQGVADTMMENGIKAIWNFAPADVQVRDNVVIENVAISESLYTLTYLMNEPQLEI; this comes from the coding sequence ATGCAGAAAAATTCCGTCAAAGTATCCATGGCAGTAGTACGGCGACTGCCGAAATACTACAGATATTTGGGAGATTTGATACAAAACGGTGTGATGCGGATTTCATCCAAGGAATTGGGAAAATTGATGGGATTGACAGCCTCCCAGATCAGACAGGACCTGAACTGCTTTGGTGGCTTCGGGCAACAGGGGTACGGCTATAACGTGGAAGAGCTTCAAAAGGAGATCGGCCGGATCCTGGGGTTGAACCAAACATACAACTGTGTCATCGTTGGTGCAGGAAATTTGGGACAGGCCATTGCCAATTACGAAGGGTTTCGACGGGAAGGATTTGCTCTAAGCGCCATGTTTGACGTCAATCCACGACTTATCGGCAATACCATCCGGGATATCAAAATCTATGACATCCAAGATCTGGGGACATACGTTCTGGAAAACGACATCCAACTGGGCATCATCTGCGTGCCAAAGGAACAAAGCCAGGGTGTGGCCGATACCATGATGGAAAACGGGATCAAGGCCATCTGGAATTTTGCACCGGCAGATGTACAGGTACGGGACAATGTGGTCATCGAAAACGTGGCCATCAGTGAAAGTTTGTATACACTGACCTACTTGATGAACGAACCCCAATTGGAGATCTGA